The Skermanella pratensis genome has a window encoding:
- a CDS encoding aminoglycoside phosphotransferase family protein: MISTPLLQALHRRLIRLSGYGDVRLEDLTPLPTTGLAHDHVRVAGHGVLLRVPRQSQLGLSAASNLTYQAACFERAGPGGHVPGLRAVMLPEETVPMGALVVDEIAGRPPALPADLPAIVRALASIHGLPVPAPPDRRPLRDQEDPVGATLGEVTAQARHLDDAGLHPEARAAIEQELAWAAGFARRSGRPPVTLISFDAHPGNFLIAGSGPAPGTAVLVDLEKARYGTAGFDLAHATLYTSTTWDVSCHAVLGTADIAAAYGLWLDVVDPALAGACRPWLLPLRRVMWLWSVTWCAKWRVESRAVAKAGKHRAESAEDWSADLSDAALVKHVAGRVADYLDPVTIAAVRSEWLNANPLTDLLPLPG; this comes from the coding sequence ATGATCTCGACGCCCCTGCTCCAGGCCCTGCACCGGCGGCTCATCCGGCTGTCCGGATACGGGGATGTCCGCCTTGAGGACCTGACGCCCCTCCCCACCACCGGGCTGGCGCACGACCATGTGCGCGTGGCCGGCCACGGCGTCCTTCTCAGGGTGCCCAGGCAGAGCCAGCTGGGCCTGTCCGCGGCGTCCAACCTGACCTACCAGGCGGCCTGTTTCGAACGCGCCGGCCCTGGCGGCCACGTGCCGGGCCTGCGCGCCGTGATGCTGCCGGAGGAGACGGTGCCGATGGGCGCGCTGGTGGTCGACGAGATCGCCGGCCGGCCGCCCGCCCTGCCGGCCGACCTGCCCGCGATCGTCCGCGCCTTGGCGTCGATCCACGGGCTTCCGGTGCCGGCCCCGCCGGATCGCCGCCCCCTGCGCGACCAGGAGGACCCGGTCGGCGCCACGCTCGGGGAGGTGACGGCGCAGGCGCGGCACCTCGACGACGCCGGGCTCCACCCGGAGGCCCGCGCCGCGATAGAGCAGGAACTCGCCTGGGCCGCAGGCTTCGCGCGCCGGAGCGGAAGGCCGCCGGTCACCCTGATCTCGTTCGATGCCCATCCCGGCAATTTCCTCATCGCCGGCTCCGGGCCGGCTCCCGGCACCGCCGTCCTGGTCGACCTGGAGAAGGCCCGCTACGGCACCGCCGGGTTCGATCTGGCGCATGCCACGCTCTACACCTCGACCACCTGGGACGTTTCCTGCCACGCCGTGCTCGGCACCGCCGACATCGCCGCCGCTTACGGGCTGTGGCTGGATGTCGTGGACCCTGCCCTGGCCGGCGCCTGCCGCCCCTGGCTGCTGCCGCTGCGGCGGGTGATGTGGCTGTGGTCGGTGACCTGGTGCGCCAAGTGGCGGGTCGAGTCGCGGGCGGTGGCCAAGGCCGGCAAGCACCGGGCCGAGAGCGCCGAGGACTGGTCGGCCGACCTCAGCGACGCGGCCCTGGTGAAGCATGTCGCCGGCCGGGTGGCGGATTACCTGGACCCGGTCACCATCGCTGCCGTACGGTCGGAATGGCTCAACGCCAATCCCCTGACCGACCTGCTTCCGCTTCCGGGCTGA